In one Lachnospiraceae bacterium GAM79 genomic region, the following are encoded:
- the fmt gene encoding methionyl-tRNA formyltransferase: MNIIYMGTPEFAVKPLQTIVDAGHNVLACFTQPDKPKGRGKTLQPTPVKEKALSLDIPVYQPVKLREEENVQIIRDYQPDAIVVAAYGQILPESILNIPKYGCINIHASLLPKYRGAAPIEWAIINGETESGVTTMYMAKGLDTGDMIEKTVVPITDTDTGVTLHDKLADAGAALILSTLTKLADHTAVRTPQDDSLSCYASMLKKEQGELDFTKDAASLERLIRGLQPWPVAYMKMNQKTVRIYEASVCEQTEETLEDGTKIVPGMIVHVTKKNFTVACGSGALTIRKLQPEGKKPMDCAAFLAGNKLKTGQMVYE; this comes from the coding sequence ATGAATATTATATATATGGGAACCCCTGAATTTGCAGTAAAACCATTACAGACGATCGTAGATGCAGGACATAATGTCCTTGCATGTTTTACACAGCCGGACAAGCCAAAAGGAAGGGGCAAGACACTTCAGCCGACACCTGTTAAGGAAAAGGCTCTTTCTCTTGATATACCTGTCTATCAGCCGGTAAAACTCAGGGAAGAAGAAAATGTTCAGATTATCAGGGACTATCAGCCGGATGCTATCGTTGTTGCGGCCTATGGTCAGATATTGCCGGAATCAATCTTGAATATTCCAAAGTATGGCTGCATTAATATCCATGCGTCCCTGCTTCCCAAATACAGGGGAGCCGCTCCGATTGAATGGGCTATTATCAATGGTGAGACGGAATCCGGTGTCACAACGATGTATATGGCAAAAGGACTTGATACCGGAGATATGATCGAGAAGACGGTTGTTCCGATCACAGATACAGATACCGGTGTTACACTTCATGATAAACTTGCTGATGCAGGTGCAGCGTTGATCCTGTCTACGCTTACAAAGCTTGCGGATCATACAGCAGTACGAACCCCGCAGGATGATTCCTTAAGCTGCTATGCATCCATGTTAAAGAAAGAGCAGGGTGAGCTTGATTTTACGAAAGATGCAGCTTCACTGGAACGATTGATCAGAGGATTGCAGCCATGGCCGGTTGCTTATATGAAAATGAATCAGAAGACGGTACGTATCTATGAGGCTTCTGTATGTGAACAGACAGAGGAGACATTAGAGGATGGAACAAAGATCGTACCGGGGATGATCGTTCATGTGACGAAGAAAAACTTTACGGTTGCATGTGGAAGTGGAGCATTAACGATAAGAAAGCTTCAACCGGAAGGCAAGAAACCGATGGATTGTGCAGCATTTCTTGCAGGAAATAAACTTAAGACAGGTCAGATGGTATATGAGTAA
- the rsmB gene encoding 16S rRNA (cytosine(967)-C(5))-methyltransferase RsmB, giving the protein MSKTSREIVLDILLDIEKNDRFAGEALGEALRANQFMNKKERAYIGRLTEGVTEQKIRLDYILNQFSKVKVKKCKPVIRCILRMAAYEIFYMDSVPDEAACNEYVNLTAKRGFRTLKGYMNGVLRNVCRNKAAIIFPKKEDGLEAYLSVKYSIPEELVKFLLNDYSAEQLEQILQAGETNRGTTVRVNTMHTTLEEFRNNLIEKGIKVEKGYYNPTSLIISGYDYIRMVPGFHEGLFTVQDESSSLQVLAAGIRPGNVILDVCAAPGGKTMYAAERTGEQGHVYARDISEEKIDKLEENLGRLEIHNVTTKVWNAMETDPKMIEKADVVLADLPCSGLGVMARKNDIKYHVTADSISELAEIQKNILDACASYVKPGGTLIFSTCTIDRTENEENVEIFLKRHEEYYLESLAPYLPEKLKERGEKGYITLLQGIDHCDGFFISRLRRKK; this is encoded by the coding sequence ATGAGTAAAACTTCAAGAGAGATAGTTCTGGATATTCTGCTGGATATTGAAAAAAATGACAGATTTGCCGGTGAAGCATTAGGGGAAGCACTCCGGGCAAACCAGTTTATGAATAAAAAAGAGAGGGCTTACATCGGTCGGTTGACAGAAGGTGTAACAGAGCAGAAAATCAGATTGGATTATATTCTTAATCAATTTTCAAAAGTAAAAGTAAAAAAATGTAAACCGGTCATCCGCTGTATTTTACGGATGGCTGCTTATGAGATCTTTTATATGGATTCTGTTCCGGATGAGGCAGCCTGTAATGAATATGTGAACCTGACTGCTAAAAGAGGATTTCGGACATTAAAAGGCTATATGAACGGTGTCCTTCGAAACGTGTGCAGAAATAAAGCAGCTATCATCTTTCCGAAAAAAGAGGATGGTCTAGAAGCGTATCTGTCTGTTAAATATTCGATTCCGGAGGAACTGGTAAAATTCCTGTTAAATGATTACAGTGCAGAACAGTTAGAACAGATTCTGCAGGCGGGTGAAACAAATCGCGGAACGACGGTTCGTGTGAATACTATGCATACAACACTTGAGGAATTTCGGAATAATTTGATTGAAAAGGGCATAAAGGTAGAAAAAGGATATTATAATCCGACCTCTCTTATTATTTCGGGATATGATTATATTCGTATGGTTCCGGGATTTCATGAAGGCCTGTTTACGGTTCAGGATGAGAGTTCCAGTTTGCAGGTGCTTGCAGCAGGAATCAGACCGGGAAATGTGATCCTTGATGTCTGTGCGGCTCCGGGAGGAAAGACCATGTATGCGGCAGAACGCACCGGAGAGCAGGGACATGTGTATGCGAGGGATATTTCAGAAGAAAAGATCGATAAGTTGGAAGAAAATCTGGGCCGATTAGAGATTCATAATGTGACAACTAAGGTATGGAATGCAATGGAAACTGATCCGAAAATGATAGAAAAAGCAGATGTCGTTCTTGCGGATCTTCCATGCTCCGGACTGGGTGTTATGGCACGAAAAAATGATATCAAATATCATGTGACGGCAGACTCGATAAGTGAACTTGCCGAGATACAGAAGAATATTCTGGATGCCTGTGCGTCTTATGTAAAACCGGGTGGAACGTTAATTTTTTCCACCTGTACAATTGATCGGACAGAGAATGAAGAAAATGTAGAGATATTTTTAAAAAGGCACGAGGAGTATTATCTGGAAAGTCTTGCACCATATCTGCCGGAGAAGTTGAAAGAACGTGGAGAAAAAGGATATATCACGCTTTTGCAGGGAATTGATCATTGTGATGGATTCTTTATTTCGCGATTACGAAGAAAAAAATAA
- a CDS encoding UDP-N-acetylmuramoyl-L-alanyl-D-glutamate--2,6-diaminopimelate ligase, which yields MKARELLKGLQYSVICGDEDVEIKEIYNDSRKVGEQGLFFCIVGANFDGHAYVKNVIDKGAVCLVVQKDVEPVPGVLIVKVDSTRYAMGIVSSNFYGNPSSKLTVIGITGTKGKTTTTYMIREMLMSAGHKTGLIGTIEIIDGNNVTAANNTTPESMIVHKKLKDMVDNGLDSVVMEVSSQGLMLDRVAGVDFDYGIFSNLSRDHIGPNEHKTFEEYAMWKSKLFTMCKIGIFNADDPHVDTMTEHATCKIVTYGINGDYDYKANNHNLYNKDGHLGIGYHLSGKLDGDVLVNLPGNFSIYNSLAAIAVADLMGVPFDKIQEILKTIKVKGRVELIPISDKFTIMIDYAHNAVSLMSILETLREYKPKRLVSLFGCGGNRSKERRYEMGEVSGNMADLTIITSDNPRFEEPQDIINDIKTGINKTTGKYVEIIDRKEAIRYAIMNAEPGDVIVLAGKGHEDYQEIKGVKHHMDERDLIREVLEEEDVTKICGYNNRYFA from the coding sequence ATGAAAGCAAGAGAATTGTTAAAAGGATTACAGTATTCAGTAATCTGCGGAGACGAAGATGTTGAGATAAAAGAGATTTATAATGATTCCAGAAAAGTAGGGGAACAGGGGCTGTTCTTCTGTATTGTCGGGGCAAACTTTGATGGACATGCTTATGTAAAGAATGTAATTGATAAGGGAGCAGTCTGCCTGGTCGTTCAGAAGGATGTAGAGCCGGTTCCGGGAGTACTGATCGTAAAGGTAGACAGTACGAGATATGCAATGGGAATCGTCAGCAGCAATTTCTACGGAAATCCCTCATCCAAGCTGACAGTGATCGGTATCACAGGAACAAAGGGTAAGACAACAACGACATATATGATTCGCGAGATGCTAATGAGTGCAGGACATAAGACCGGTCTGATCGGAACGATAGAGATTATTGACGGCAATAATGTTACGGCAGCAAATAATACAACACCGGAATCCATGATCGTGCATAAGAAATTAAAGGATATGGTTGACAACGGATTAGACAGTGTTGTTATGGAGGTGTCTTCACAGGGGCTGATGCTTGACCGTGTGGCCGGGGTTGATTTTGATTATGGAATCTTTTCAAATCTTTCCAGAGATCATATCGGACCAAATGAACATAAGACATTTGAAGAATATGCGATGTGGAAAAGCAAATTATTCACAATGTGTAAAATTGGCATTTTTAATGCAGATGATCCACATGTAGATACAATGACAGAACATGCAACCTGTAAGATTGTAACATATGGAATTAATGGCGATTATGATTATAAGGCAAATAACCATAATCTGTATAATAAAGATGGTCATCTCGGTATCGGTTATCATTTGTCAGGAAAGTTAGATGGAGATGTGCTGGTCAATCTTCCGGGTAATTTCAGTATCTATAATTCCCTGGCAGCTATTGCAGTTGCAGATCTGATGGGTGTTCCATTTGACAAGATACAAGAGATCCTGAAAACGATCAAGGTAAAGGGAAGGGTAGAACTGATCCCGATATCGGACAAATTTACGATCATGATCGACTACGCCCATAATGCAGTAAGCCTGATGAGCATTCTGGAGACATTAAGAGAGTATAAGCCGAAAAGACTGGTCAGTCTGTTTGGCTGCGGTGGTAACCGTTCAAAAGAGAGAAGATATGAGATGGGTGAAGTGTCTGGTAATATGGCAGATCTTACGATCATTACTTCCGATAACCCAAGATTTGAAGAACCACAGGATATCATTAATGATATAAAGACAGGAATCAATAAAACTACAGGAAAGTATGTAGAGATTATTGACCGGAAGGAAGCAATCCGGTATGCGATCATGAATGCTGAACCGGGAGATGTGATCGTGCTTGCCGGGAAAGGACATGAAGACTATCAGGAGATCAAGGGCGTAAAGCATCATATGGATGAGAGAGACCTGATCAGAGAGGTACTGGAGGAAGAAGATGTTACCAAGATATGCGGATATAATAATCGATATTTCGCATGA
- the def gene encoding peptide deformylase — MATRKIRIDGDSVLRKKCKPVTEMTPRLSQLIDDMFDTMYEANGVGLAAPQVGIVKRIVVIDIGDEHPLTLINPEIIETSGEQTGDEGCLSLPGKVGQVTRPMHVVCKALDRDMNEITVTGEGLLARAICHETDHLEGILYKDKVEDGLYETE, encoded by the coding sequence ATGGCAACAAGAAAGATAAGAATCGATGGCGACAGCGTTTTAAGAAAGAAATGTAAGCCTGTTACGGAGATGACACCACGGTTATCCCAGTTGATCGATGATATGTTTGATACCATGTACGAGGCGAATGGTGTCGGACTTGCAGCGCCACAGGTTGGAATTGTAAAGAGGATCGTTGTAATTGATATCGGAGATGAGCATCCATTGACGCTTATTAATCCTGAGATTATAGAGACGTCCGGTGAGCAGACCGGAGACGAGGGGTGTCTGAGCCTTCCGGGAAAGGTTGGACAGGTGACAAGGCCGATGCATGTTGTCTGTAAAGCACTGGATCGTGATATGAATGAGATCACGGTAACAGGTGAAGGCCTTCTGGCACGGGCAATCTGCCATGAGACAGACCATCTGGAGGGTATCTTATATAAAGATAAAGTAGAAGATGGTTTATACGAGACAGAATAG
- the rpoZ gene encoding DNA-directed RNA polymerase subunit omega produces MLHPSYTDLMAVVNSEVEPGEHPVVQSRYSIVLATAKRAREIIAGQEPLVNTASNKPLSIAVDELYSGKVKIVGDDEEEN; encoded by the coding sequence ATGTTACATCCATCATACACAGACTTAATGGCAGTTGTTAATTCAGAGGTTGAACCGGGAGAACATCCGGTAGTTCAGAGTAGATATTCTATCGTGCTTGCAACCGCTAAGCGTGCAAGAGAGATAATCGCAGGACAGGAGCCACTTGTAAATACAGCAAGCAATAAGCCTTTATCAATAGCAGTTGATGAGCTTTACAGCGGCAAAGTAAAGATTGTTGGCGATGACGAAGAAGAGAACTAA
- the priA gene encoding primosomal protein N': MLPRYADIIIDISHEAIDRPFQYRIPDGLREDIRLGSMVKIPFGRGNHLRTGYVIGFSDQTEYQPDRIKEISELCDRSVPVEGRLLALAAWIRENYGSTMINAIRTVMPVKKTIRQLVDQVVVLAENMDTEHLADIREQYHRKHAQAKLRLLQALEETPERYLSMDVVKQKWNISPATLKTMQQDGVITVISKERYRTAGVYDYKENFQITLNNEQQAVVDEVTGDMEQGRQKTYLLHGITGSGKTEVYVKIVKKTIEMGKQAIILIPEIALTYQTVRYFRNYFGDRVTIINSRLSDGEKYDQFMRAKNGDVDVVIGPRSALFAPFQNLGIIIIDEEHETSYKSDYPPKYHARETAVKRAELEHASVLLGSATPSVESYHRALNGTYRLLELHERAGSGQLAKTSIVDLRKELKAGNRSIISRELADDIADRLARRQQVMLFINKRGYNSFVSCRNCGEALKCPHCDVSLTRHENNRMICHYCGFQMPQPKVCPSCHSGLIGGYGTGTQKLEEEVQRLFPQARVLRMDKDTTAAKDAHEQILEKFGNGEADILVGTQMIVKGHDFSNVTLVGIILADLTLFQNDYRAGERTFDLITQAAGRAGRGTQPGKVVIQTYKPEHYAIKAAAAQNYLDFYKEEEAYRGLMKYPPEWNMMVVLMVCSDETFLDQMAEDICSNIRSCSENDRDMRIIGPSAPVIAKIRDIYRRVVYIKNYRYNELVALKDQIEIYVSEKKELQDFSLQFDFNPLNMY; the protein is encoded by the coding sequence ATGTTACCAAGATATGCGGATATAATAATCGATATTTCGCATGAAGCTATTGATCGTCCATTTCAATACAGAATACCGGATGGCCTGAGGGAAGATATCCGGCTTGGCAGTATGGTTAAGATCCCATTTGGCAGGGGAAATCATCTTCGAACCGGATATGTGATCGGATTTTCAGATCAGACAGAGTATCAGCCGGATCGGATTAAGGAGATTTCAGAACTCTGTGATCGTTCCGTGCCTGTGGAAGGGCGGTTGCTTGCGCTTGCGGCATGGATTCGTGAGAATTATGGATCTACAATGATCAATGCGATCCGTACGGTAATGCCGGTAAAAAAAACAATTCGACAATTAGTAGATCAGGTCGTGGTGCTTGCGGAGAATATGGATACAGAGCATCTGGCAGATATCAGGGAGCAATATCATAGAAAACATGCACAGGCAAAACTGCGTCTGTTACAGGCGTTAGAAGAAACGCCGGAACGATATCTTTCGATGGATGTCGTGAAGCAGAAATGGAATATATCACCGGCTACACTTAAAACGATGCAGCAGGACGGTGTAATTACTGTAATCAGTAAAGAACGGTATCGGACAGCAGGTGTTTATGATTATAAAGAGAATTTTCAGATCACTTTAAATAATGAACAGCAGGCAGTTGTAGATGAAGTGACTGGTGATATGGAACAGGGAAGACAGAAAACATATCTGCTACATGGAATTACCGGAAGTGGGAAAACGGAAGTCTATGTTAAAATTGTAAAAAAGACAATTGAGATGGGAAAACAGGCGATCATACTGATTCCGGAAATTGCCCTTACCTATCAGACAGTCCGCTATTTTAGAAATTATTTTGGTGACCGGGTGACTATCATTAATTCCAGGCTAAGTGACGGAGAAAAATATGATCAGTTTATGCGCGCGAAAAATGGAGATGTAGATGTCGTGATAGGCCCGCGTTCTGCATTATTTGCCCCATTTCAGAATCTGGGGATCATTATTATAGATGAAGAACATGAGACAAGTTATAAGAGTGATTACCCACCCAAATATCATGCGAGGGAGACTGCAGTAAAACGTGCAGAGCTCGAACATGCAAGCGTGCTTCTCGGTTCGGCAACTCCGTCCGTTGAGAGTTATCACAGGGCACTTAACGGGACATATCGTTTGCTTGAACTGCATGAACGTGCGGGAAGCGGACAGCTCGCAAAGACATCGATCGTTGACCTGAGAAAGGAATTAAAAGCAGGAAACCGATCTATCATAAGCAGGGAGCTTGCAGATGATATCGCGGATCGGCTTGCCCGCAGGCAGCAGGTAATGTTATTTATCAATAAAAGAGGATATAACAGCTTCGTTTCATGCAGAAACTGTGGTGAGGCACTTAAATGTCCGCACTGTGATGTCAGCCTGACCAGGCATGAAAATAACCGGATGATCTGTCATTATTGTGGATTCCAGATGCCTCAGCCAAAAGTATGTCCGTCCTGTCATTCCGGGCTGATCGGTGGATACGGAACAGGAACCCAGAAGCTTGAGGAGGAGGTTCAGCGGTTATTTCCTCAGGCGAGAGTCCTTCGTATGGATAAGGATACAACGGCAGCGAAGGATGCACATGAACAGATCTTAGAGAAGTTTGGAAACGGAGAAGCGGATATATTGGTTGGAACTCAGATGATCGTAAAGGGACATGATTTTTCGAATGTAACTCTGGTTGGAATCATTCTTGCAGATCTTACTTTATTCCAGAATGATTACCGGGCAGGAGAACGTACCTTTGATCTGATCACACAGGCGGCCGGAAGAGCCGGGAGAGGGACACAGCCGGGTAAAGTCGTGATCCAGACTTATAAGCCGGAGCATTATGCGATAAAGGCAGCAGCAGCTCAGAATTATTTGGATTTTTATAAGGAAGAAGAAGCGTACCGTGGACTTATGAAATATCCGCCGGAATGGAATATGATGGTGGTATTGATGGTATGTTCCGACGAGACTTTTCTGGATCAAATGGCGGAAGATATCTGTTCAAATATCAGAAGCTGTTCAGAAAATGACCGGGATATGAGAATAATCGGGCCATCGGCACCTGTAATAGCAAAGATACGAGATATTTACAGAAGGGTTGTCTATATTAAGAATTATCGGTATAATGAGCTGGTGGCTTTAAAAGACCAGATTGAAATATATGTATCAGAGAAAAAAGAACTTCAGGATTTTAGTCTGCAATTTGACTTTAATCCATTAAATATGTATTAA